The Verrucomicrobiota bacterium genomic interval GCCATAATCTGCTGGCGACAGACAATATCTATTTACGGATAAGCACTAAGTCTCAGCTTGAAAGCTCATTGGAATTACCCCTCATTTTTCCACGCTAGATTCGGCGAGGTCCCCGTCTGCTTCTGAACTTTCCTTCGTGTGTTGCTTTGCGATCAGCACATAGAGAGAGGGAATCACCAACAAGGTGAACACAGTGCCGAGGAACATGCCCGCCACAATCACAATGCCAATGGAATTGCGCGCGGCGGCGCCAGCGCCGGAAACCAACGTCAGCGGGAAATGTCCGCAAATGGTGGCGGCACTGGTCATCAGCACGGGACGCAGCCGGACCAGGGCCGCCTGGCGCACCGCCTGGACCTTGCCCAGCCCGAGCCGCTGTTGGACATTGGCAAATTCGACAATGAGAATGCCGTTTTTCGATACCAGCCCGATAAGTGTAACCAGCCCGACTTGGGAATAAATATTCAGCGTGGTGGTCCAGCCGTCCGTCCAGAATGCCATGTTCGGATTCGGCATCTTGAGGAAGCAGAATATCAGCGCGCCAAACATGGCGAGGGGCACGGACCCCAGCAGAATGATGAGCGGATCGCGGAAACTGTTGAATTGGGCCGCCAGTACCAGGAAGATCAGCACCAGCGCCAGGATGAAGGCGGGCAGGAACTTACTGCCTTCAACGCGCAACTGGCGGGATTCCCCGGTATAATCCAGCTTGTACCCTTTCGGCAGGATCTTCGTGGCTTCGCCTTCCAGAAATTTGAGTGCCTCGTCCAGCGGGCGGATCGCCACGCCGCTAAGCTTGACGGCATTAAACTGCTGAAACCGGTTGAGGGAGCGCGGACTGTTTTTCTTGTGCAGGGTGGCAAACGTGCTGAGCGACACCAATTGTCCGTTGGGTCCTTTTACATACGTGTTTTCCAACTGGCTGGCGTTCAGGCGCTCGATGCGCTTGAGCTGCGGAATCACCTTGTAGCTGCGTCCATCAAAGTTGAAGCGATTCACGTAATTACCGCCGACCAGCGCCGCAAGGTCTGCGCCGACGGATGCCAGGTTCAGCCCGAGCGCCGCGACCTTATCGCGGTCCATTACCAACTCGACTTCGGGTTGATCCAGTTTGGTGTCAATGATCGGTGGAAATGCGAACATGCCGTTGGTGGCGGCAATCTGCTGCAATTTATCGGCAAATTGCAAAATCACTTCGGGTTCGGCGGTGGCGCAAATGACAAACTCCACTGGGAACTGGCCGCCGCCCGGCAGCGCCGGCGGGATTGCCGCGAAGCTGCGCACGCCGGGAATGCGGCTGATGATCGCCTGCGCTTCGGGCATGATCTGGAATACGGAACGTTTCCGCTCGTTCCAGGGTTTGGTCACCATGCCGCCAAAACCATTATCCGGGAAAGTAATCTGGAACGATTGGCTGGCCTCGGGAATTTTCATCCATTCCCGGTTAAGGGCATCGGTATAAAATGCGGTCTGGTCAATGGTGGCATCTGCGGCCGCCTCAACAATGGCGAACACAATGCTCTGATCTTCGGTCGGCGCGAGTTCCTTGGAGGCCATGATGAATAGCGGCACCGCCAGCACGCTAAGCGTGATCCAGATGATATACACGGCGGGACGCGCCGAGAGCGTGGCGTCCAGGATGCGACCATAAAATTTGCGCAGCCGGTCAAAGGCGTGGTTGATCCAGCCGGTAAACCCATGTTCTTCCCGTCCGGAGTCCAGCAGTTTGGAAGACATGACCGGTGATAACGTGAGCGCCACGACACCGGAAATGAACACTGCGCCGGCGAGCGTGAAAGCAAATTCACGGAACAGCGAACCGGTAAGGCCGCCTTGTAGCCCGATCGGGGCATACACCGCCGCCAGGGTGACCGTCATGGCGATCACCGGGCTCACCAGTTCCCGCGCCCCGAGGATGGCGGCTTGCACCGGAGTCAGGCCTTCGCGTACATGGCGTTCCACGTTCTCCACGATGACAATCGCATCATCCACCACCAGGCCGACCGATAGCACAATCGCCAGCAGCGTCAGCAGATTGAGCGTGAACCCAAACGCCTGCATCAGGAAGATGGCGCCGATCAGCGAGATGGGAATGGCCACCAGCGGGATCAGCACAGACCGCAGCGAACCGAGGAACAGGAAAATCACGATCGCGACAATCATCAGGGTCTCCGTGAGCGTCTTCAACACCTCTTGGATGGCGGTATCAATGTATTTGGTGGCATCGTAGGCAATCCGGCCCTGCATGCCGGTGGGCAGTTCCTTTTGGATCGAGTCCATTTCCTCACGCACCCGTTTGATCACATCCAGCGAGTTGGCATTGGGCAATACCCAGACCCCCATGAATACCGCCTTTTGTCCGGTGAAGCGCACCTCGGTTTCATAATCCTCCGCGCCCAGCACCACGTCCGCAATGTCGGAGAGGCGCACCAATTTATCCCCGGACTGGCGCACGACCAGGTTGCGGAACTCCTCCACGGAACGCAGGTCCGTGTTGGCCGAGAGATTCACCTGCACCAGCGAGCCCTTGGTGTGGCCCACGGCGGAGAGGAAGTTGTTGGCCGCCAGCGCCTCGCGCACCTGCGCGGGATTGATGTTCAGCGCGGCCATCTGGTCCTGTTTCAGCCAGATGCGCATGGCAAACGTGCGACCGCCCAAAATATCCGCCCGCTGCACGCCTTCCAGCGCGGATAACCGGGGTTGCACCACCCGCACAAGGTAATCGGTGATCTGATTTGCTTCGAGAAGATCCGCCGTAAAACTCAGGTAGGCGGAGGCAAACTGCGAATCAGTGGGGACGATGTTGATGATGGGAACCTCCGCTTCGGGCGGAAGGTTGTTGCGCACCTGGTCCACGCGAGAGCTGATTTCAGACAGCGCCTTGATGGGATCGTAGTTGAGCTTGAGCCGGACGTTGATGGTGGAAAGCCCGAGTTTGCTGGTGGATTCAATGTAGTCAATCCCATCGGCGGCAGCGATGGCCCGCTCCAAAGGGGTGGTGATGAACCCGCGCACCAGGTCGGCGTTGGCACCCACGTAAACCGTCATCACGGTGACGGCGGCATTGTCGCTGCGTGGATATTGACGCACCACCAGCGACCGGATGGCTTGAAACCCGGCAATCACAATCACCAGGTTCACCACCAGCGCCAGCACCGGGCGCCGGATAAAAATATCTGTAAACGACTTCATGAGGGAAAGGTTGCGGATTAACTGTCCGTGGGGCGTGGGGCCGCGTCATTCTTGGGCGACAGGTTATTGTTCTCGACCACGGACATACCGTTGCGCAGCTTGAATATGCCTGCGCTCACGATGCGGTCGCCGGCTTTGAGTCCTGATTCCACGCTGAGCAAGTCACCCCGCGCCTGCCCGGTGCGCACGAACTGCTGGCGCACGGTCAGTCCGGGCTTCCCATCCTTGCCGCTCGACGCTTCAACCAGGTACACCGAGTTGCCGTACGGGGCACTGAGGACCGAAGTGGCCGGAATTACCATGACGGCTTTTTCCTCCGGCAGCAACACCTCCACGCGGGTAAACATGCCGGGGCGCAGCTTGCCTTCCTGATTGTCGAACGTGGCCTGCAGCCGCACGCTGCGGGTGCCTTGATCCAGATCCGGGTTGATGGCCGTCAGGGTCCCGGTAAACAATTGTCCTGGATAGGTGTCGGTAATGACCCGCACCCGCATCCCGGTTTTCAGCCGGGCCAGTTCCTGTTGCGGCATGGAAAATTCCACATAAACCGGGGCCAGGGACTGGAGCGAAACGATGGGGCGGCCGGCCTCCAAATACTGGCCCAGGTTCACCTGGCGCAAACCGAGCTGCCCGGCAAACGGGGCGCGGATGGTTTTCTTTTCAATCGTGGCTTGAATAACATCCGCATTGGCTTGGGCCTGTTTCAGAGCCGCGTCGGCAGTATCCAAGTCGGATTGCGATACGGTGTTATCACTGCGCAGGCTGCGAATGCGGCCCAAATTCAATCGGGCTAATTCCACTTGTGATTCAACGGCCCGCAGTTGGGCGATCTCACTTGAAACATCCAGTTTTACCAGCAACGCGTTGCTCGCCACCATCGCCCCGGATTCAAAAGTGATTTCCCGCACGATGCCGGGAATATCCGGGGTGACCGTGACGCCCTGGACCGCGACCACCGTACCAATGGCGGAGATCGTTCCCTGCCACTGTTCCGCGCGCACCACCGTCGTGGAAACCGTTTCGGGTGGCGGTGTAAACGATTGCCCGGCGGCAATCAGTTTCTGAATTTGCAGGGCTTTCACGCCCACCAGTCCGCTCAGGACCAGCAGCACAATGACAATGGCGAGTACGATTCGTAGTTTCATGGATAAAGATGGATTCAGGTTGGTGTTTTACGGAGCAGTCCGTGCAGCAGCGTCTCGGTCAGCAGGTCGGCGGTCCGTCCCGCCGGACGCCAGTCTATCCACCGGCTCTCCGTCTTGGTCAAATGCAGGGCGACCAGCCCGTGCACCCCCGACCAGATTATTTGCGCGATCAGGTTGGAGTCTTTTAATTCGGGACGAAAACGCCCTTCCGCAATCGCCTCTTGCACCGCCGTGTGCAGAAACGCGTAGGCATCCTCGTCGGGATTTCCCCGTTCGATCCGGTACTGGTCGGGGTGCGGCTCCGGGTGCGGGGTCATGAACATCAGCCGGTAATGCTGCGGATACTCCAATCCGAAATTGACATACGCCAGGCTGGTTTTGCGGATGCGCTCCACCGGGTCCAGGATGCGCCCCAAGCGCCTGAAGTAGTCGGACAACGAACGGAAATCCGTCTCGCACAACTCCCGCAGCAAGGTTTCCTTGTCTGGGAAATGATAGTAGAGCGCGGTGGCGGTATAACTGATCTGCCTGGCAATCTCCCGCATGGTGACGGCTTCATAACCCCGCTGGGCAAACAGGGTGCGTGCCGCGTCGAGGATTTTCGACCGCAGCGCTTCTTTGGCTTTCGTCCGCCGTTCTTTGGATTGCATGACCATTGGCATGAATTCTAACAGCGTTAGAAAATATAACCTCGTTCCGGTTTCGTCAACTGCAATCAGCCCTCCCTTTGTCTTCGGTGCGTATGCAGAACTGGGTTCCTTTTCACCGCCTACCATTTTCATACCCGACTGCACGGATGACTGCGCAATTTACCATTAGGAACAATTCAAAAGGAGGCGTCATGAAAAACAGCCAAAACTATGGATGACCCCAACTGTGACCCCAACTGATTGAGCCTCATCCTGACCGCTCGGTGGAATGGGGC includes:
- a CDS encoding TetR/AcrR family transcriptional regulator; this translates as MQSKERRTKAKEALRSKILDAARTLFAQRGYEAVTMREIARQISYTATALYYHFPDKETLLRELCETDFRSLSDYFRRLGRILDPVERIRKTSLAYVNFGLEYPQHYRLMFMTPHPEPHPDQYRIERGNPDEDAYAFLHTAVQEAIAEGRFRPELKDSNLIAQIIWSGVHGLVALHLTKTESRWIDWRPAGRTADLLTETLLHGLLRKTPT
- a CDS encoding efflux RND transporter periplasmic adaptor subunit, translated to MKLRIVLAIVIVLLVLSGLVGVKALQIQKLIAAGQSFTPPPETVSTTVVRAEQWQGTISAIGTVVAVQGVTVTPDIPGIVREITFESGAMVASNALLVKLDVSSEIAQLRAVESQVELARLNLGRIRSLRSDNTVSQSDLDTADAALKQAQANADVIQATIEKKTIRAPFAGQLGLRQVNLGQYLEAGRPIVSLQSLAPVYVEFSMPQQELARLKTGMRVRVITDTYPGQLFTGTLTAINPDLDQGTRSVRLQATFDNQEGKLRPGMFTRVEVLLPEEKAVMVIPATSVLSAPYGNSVYLVEASSGKDGKPGLTVRQQFVRTGQARGDLLSVESGLKAGDRIVSAGIFKLRNGMSVVENNNLSPKNDAAPRPTDS
- a CDS encoding efflux RND transporter permease subunit, whose product is MKSFTDIFIRRPVLALVVNLVIVIAGFQAIRSLVVRQYPRSDNAAVTVMTVYVGANADLVRGFITTPLERAIAAADGIDYIESTSKLGLSTINVRLKLNYDPIKALSEISSRVDQVRNNLPPEAEVPIINIVPTDSQFASAYLSFTADLLEANQITDYLVRVVQPRLSALEGVQRADILGGRTFAMRIWLKQDQMAALNINPAQVREALAANNFLSAVGHTKGSLVQVNLSANTDLRSVEEFRNLVVRQSGDKLVRLSDIADVVLGAEDYETEVRFTGQKAVFMGVWVLPNANSLDVIKRVREEMDSIQKELPTGMQGRIAYDATKYIDTAIQEVLKTLTETLMIVAIVIFLFLGSLRSVLIPLVAIPISLIGAIFLMQAFGFTLNLLTLLAIVLSVGLVVDDAIVIVENVERHVREGLTPVQAAILGARELVSPVIAMTVTLAAVYAPIGLQGGLTGSLFREFAFTLAGAVFISGVVALTLSPVMSSKLLDSGREEHGFTGWINHAFDRLRKFYGRILDATLSARPAVYIIWITLSVLAVPLFIMASKELAPTEDQSIVFAIVEAAADATIDQTAFYTDALNREWMKIPEASQSFQITFPDNGFGGMVTKPWNERKRSVFQIMPEAQAIISRIPGVRSFAAIPPALPGGGQFPVEFVICATAEPEVILQFADKLQQIAATNGMFAFPPIIDTKLDQPEVELVMDRDKVAALGLNLASVGADLAALVGGNYVNRFNFDGRSYKVIPQLKRIERLNASQLENTYVKGPNGQLVSLSTFATLHKKNSPRSLNRFQQFNAVKLSGVAIRPLDEALKFLEGEATKILPKGYKLDYTGESRQLRVEGSKFLPAFILALVLIFLVLAAQFNSFRDPLIILLGSVPLAMFGALIFCFLKMPNPNMAFWTDGWTTTLNIYSQVGLVTLIGLVSKNGILIVEFANVQQRLGLGKVQAVRQAALVRLRPVLMTSAATICGHFPLTLVSGAGAAARNSIGIVIVAGMFLGTVFTLLVIPSLYVLIAKQHTKESSEADGDLAESSVEK